The DNA segment GCAGAAATTCATACAAGAACTGTGTGGTAAATGTGTATAAAAAAGTTGGCTTATCATCACTAAAGTTTAAAATTACTGCACTGCCTAAGCTGGTGACAAAATATACATGGCACTGCTGGTGTCTTTCATCATTAAGATTAGTGAATTCACCTTTTGTACAGGAATAAGGTGTTACAAAATCACTATCGTCTCTGAGAGGGCATGGAAAGTGCTGCAGCTACTTACAGGGTGACTTCTAATAATACTACCTTTAAAGGCCAAATATGCATCAAGCACTTGCTTCATCCAAGTGTTGATTTCCactgagtaaaagaagaagaagaagaaaaaacaaacctaTTCCCACAACATTTTCTATTTTCCACCCCCAAAAAATCCAACACCTTGATATAGAAAAGTTGTGCATCCTTCAGATCCATAGTGGAAAGAGATATCAAAAGCTGATTGTTTACAGAGCATCAGCACCTGTTTTCTTACTGACGATCAGCAATACCACCAATAAATCATAATCTATCTGTACACTTTCCTGTGAGCACCcaatatctatccatacatacacaaagccCATCACACATAACCTTGAGATATATCGGCGAGGAATATTCACAAAACTTGGGAGATATATATCGACTGCATAGCATAGACGTCCTGAGACTTTAAGTGGCCATGACTTCACGCGCGGCCTTTTTCATCCCAGACAACAATTTGAGACAAGGTCTAAGTATCTGAGGGCTTTTTAAAAAGTTAATTAACCATCTTGTGATCTATGATAAAAAGACTCTGCTCTTGGACTACACCTTCTCTGACTTTTTCATCTGTTATCTTCCTAGTCTTAAGGAAGTATATGTATCAGCTAGCATTTATACAGGTTTAACTCCTCAACTATTTCTGTATAAGACCTGtggttgtatttgtatatatccaacatatatacaatgtgtatgtgcaaacaatgcatacaaacatctatgcatatatgtacatgtatatgtatgtacatatatatagttacatagttGAATATGATTCCCAAAGGAACCTTGATGTAATGTTAAAAGCAATGTTACATGATATTCTTGAGATGCCGAGATTTGCGTATGAGAATGGAACAACTTGAGAGATTGCCGCCAGACTTCAACAACTCAGTAAAGGCCATTGGTTTTAAGGTCCAGTGGGAGAGTTTCTCTTCAAAGATCTGAAACAGAAgtacagaatatatattttttttctcattatttattaGAAGTTAAAATGACTGAGCACTGAATGAAGTATATTCCTTTTCTAGTTAAGAGTCTTCATGAAaattctcactcatcctctcaaTATTCTAAATCAACAATAACTTTCTACCAAATATTACACACctatatatcattctcttttcAAACTTGATCCGATATTCAGGAGACAGTACATCACACTAAAAAAACAGGAATTTGCACACAACAAAAATGCAAACAAAGGTACAGAAAttgaacatatctatctataaaacaaatggaaatatCACCTTGGAAGATCCTGGATACTCGTCTTCACTTCCATGTAGAAGGAAACCATTGGCGAAAACCACGTTGGCAGCAGCCAGGTCTGGCACAGTTAGGGTCTGGTAGCGGAAAGTGGCCTCCCTCTCAATTCTCTGGAAGCAGAATAAACAATTTGATGACTTATAGGCATGAGAAGCAGGGaaaggagcaagagaaaaagaagacaaccaagtaaataattctaaataaatgtgtatggaACAATAAGAAACCCAAGCAAGTAATTCATTATtgaatgaaaaaggaggaaagaacaaGCAGATTATTCATTACaagacaaagaaatgaaacaatagaaaaacaaaaaaacagagcatgtatagtagaaaaaaagaaagaaagaaaaaagatgagaaacGGATATATCAATTACCACAAAACTTTTTCCTAAATATTCTTACCTTGAGGGTATCTTTGGCCTCTGGAGTGTTACCCACACACATGACTTCCGGTCCAGCCATTGTCAGCAGAGACTTTAGGTGTAAGGCATTATCTACCTGCAAGACAAGCACGAATCCATATTTTACACACTATAACACACAAGGTTTACTTAAACACTCATCTTTTCAGAAATGTCATGTTGTCATAGGAAGAAAAGTATCATGATTTTACTTTATGCAAAATGAAGGGTGGGAgatcaaaaaaatattttgtgagAAATCACAGTAGTAGAAACTATGACCAGCATAACACAGACCTTGATAGGTGTGCACGGAAACTCAGGAAAGGCAGATGCAAGGGCACATGCTCCGGCCTGGTTTGTGCGGGACGACAAACCCACAAAGAATTCCTTGCCTGAAACCAGATATAAGGTCCTTCAGGAAACGTTTCTCTCTCATCATACAAAGTGAAGAAATACTGGGTGTGAAAATGAGCAGCTTCATAATTCTACATCTATTTAGGAATAACATAGCAGAAACCttcacatataaacaatataacgGATTGGCTGCAGCTAAAATGAGAACACTCAAACTGACACAAACTGCATATGTGAAGTTAAGACTCTCTAAACTTTACAAAAACAATCAgctttgaaataataatgatgataaaactctCCATAAATTCTGGCAAGGATGAAGACGCTTTAGTGCATGCTACTCTACATATTAAGGCAATTGTCTAGCATATAGCACACAAGACATCATACCAGTAAATGGAATATTGACTAATAATGTGATGAGGTATCTGGGAACTGTCTCCATGACATGCTAGAATTTACTGTCAACGAATTAAAGCAAAGTACTTGAAATTAACAAACCTAACAACAGATTAAATCACAATTCCTTTCAAACAAATATCTTTACTCTTCCAAGTGTTGAACCCCAAACTTAAGAGCTGATTTCAGACAAACAGCTTTAACATCTTTCTttctggaaaaaaacaaacaaaaaaactttcttctTTTGAGCTTTCAATCCAAACCAGATGAAGATATCACATGAAAGGACCCCTCACCTACCTGTAAAAAGCACATCCCCCCCATCTAGCGTTGCCTTGGCGTCGCTGATCTCAATGACAGGCAACTCGAGTTCATTTTTCAATATGGATCGCATGTACTCAACCTGCaataatttcagtaataatgataatacttaacaagataatactgaaaataccaaaaaagtaatgctaatactCTGGGTCATTTGTAAGTATAAAAATtcttaatcattaaaaaaaaaagaaaaaaaaaaaagtaaagaacaaACTGATCTAACCATAGTAGGATCCTTGTTAACATTATCTTACagttattttctgtatttatctatGATATTATATGGTAAACATCCATGCATATCTCTCCAGTATTAaccaataaaataacattaagtaAATTCTTAATactgaattacatatatacatataacctctACAAAACTAACAAGAACAATACAGctcacaaacaagaaaataataacaacaacagcaacaacacagaaaaaaaaaggaacacgaaagaaaatgataacacaGTATAGTTATATACCTCCTTTTCTCTGGACGGGTGCCCCTGGTCTGGTCAAGAGTGCTATACCATTACAAACCACAGCCACATCTTCAACGAACATGCAGTGGGGGTGGACCTCATCTGGGGGAAGCTCGATCACATCCAGGCCGATCTCACGTAAGGTGGCCACATATGTCTCGTGCTGTTTTCTTGCCTACGGGAGAAAGGGGATCAGAATAGTAGGGCATACtgtgtctattttatttattcttatttctagtATTATACTAATTAatctattggggggggggggggatgaacaaTGGTAAATATTGAGAAACCATAAGCATCTGCTTTCAAAATGAGACTTTATCAAGCTCTCCAATACTAAAAgggttaatattgttgttatggtttgcTTGCAAAAAGAATGAATACTGAATTTGTTCTGGACAAAAtggaaaatatgcaaaaaaatatcTTCCCCCAATATACAAAATTCAAAAATTAAAACAGTTTGAACTTGAATGAGAGGAATACATCTATGTGTCTTAGAATAGCACTGATTGGTTCTAGTTACACCACTGTAAATTATTAGTATGGATTAGTATAGCTACTAGCATTCTGTTTGGTTGAGCGATATAATTGTCCAGTTGAATGGAATCATTTACTATGTGTTTATTGCCATAAATACATAGTAATTATTGTGTAAATTCAATGTCACCAATAGAAACAAATTCTGGTACCAAGGGTGATTTATATCTTAAAAGTATATTTTGTAAATGGTTTATTTCATACTTTCGGCTTATATACCAAGCAAGATAAAATTATATCAAGGCAGCAAACATAATAAATGGTTCACTTAAAACAAATCAATTTTATCAGGAGTAAATGCTTAACCCAATGCAGCTagggaaaatcaataaaaaatggggaaaatgcattgttcattttttatattttttgtgaaatgtctttgcatatagatggctctgctagtgcttagccacacagtagaccttgtgaccttatgtgatttgaattggcaggaaaaacatatttttcgctagtgctatgaatatcgatagtgttatttttattgtaaacattataattactatattgttataaacattagtaacagcaaaataagaaaacataaaatatttttgtaaatcaaagaaaagggtaaatgggcgagacaggcagtattcgtaattggttcattggtgacttagtacaactgtagccatctatgtgtaaaaacaatcaaacaagtaactcacagtgggcatggtacatacgtacacgtcatgcccgtcggcattgggttaaaagacaGTGATTGGCACTGACTTCATGCCCTGAATTAAAGACCCCACAGACTGAAAAACTAAGGCCATGTAATTCAAGAACTCAAAAAACAACACTCCTAGTCCAGGTAAACAACCTAGCTGCATAAAGTAAAGGTATCCCCACAATCATTTATCAAAGACAAATCTACGTGCTCACCATGACCTCTGTACCTTTGTCATTCCAATTAAGGGAACACAAATCTCCATGCACATTTTAGCAAGACAAGAGCTTGTAATCCACCCTTtggtatcacacacacaatcagtccAAGCTCCTTCTTgccaaatataattataaataaaaggcTGAGTTGTAGGTAGCACAATATATCCATGATGAGAACTCCATATTATTGGCATATTGCATGATTCTTTATTCACCAGAgaataagtccccccccccccccccccccatccactaaACACTGTCTTCACCTTGGTACACATGGCAAGACAGAACTGAAACTTGGGGGCATCAAGTGGACTTAGGCTGTGAGTGGCACTTTCCCCGTCCCTTTTGCTGTAGTTGTGGTGTTAGCATTTGTGTCTGGTGGATATTTCTTGTCCCTAACAAGTGCAAATTTTTATCCTCTACTAGAATATCATCTTcgatttgccctagcttagtgcgtcCATACTTGACAGA comes from the Penaeus chinensis breed Huanghai No. 1 chromosome 32, ASM1920278v2, whole genome shotgun sequence genome and includes:
- the LOC125042403 gene encoding LOW QUALITY PROTEIN: N(G),N(G)-dimethylarginine dimethylaminohydrolase 1-like (The sequence of the model RefSeq protein was modified relative to this genomic sequence to represent the inferred CDS: deleted 1 base in 1 codon) is translated as MSAFRYTHAIVCRIPESYRDNGIGEAATIDLNLARKQHETYVATLREIGLDVIELPPDEVHPHCMFVEDVAVVCNGIALLTRQGHPSREKEVEYMRSILKNELELPVIEISDAKATLDGGDVLFTGKEFFVGLSSRTNQAGACALASAFPEFPCTPIKVDNALHLKSLLTMAGPEVMCVGNTPEAKDTLKRIEREATFRYQTLTVPDLAAANVVFANGFLLHGSEDEYPGSSKIFEEKLSHWTLKPMAFTELLKSGGNLSSCSILIRKSRHLKNIM